In Leucobacter sp. CX169, a single genomic region encodes these proteins:
- a CDS encoding heme A synthase, whose product MPDATVRPTPATSAHEPAPRLPRRIRILAWWVFVTQVLIVATGGAVRLTGSGLGCDTWPKCTADSFVHNPAMGIHSYIEFGNRTLFFLLEIVAILALIALWKFRKARPDLFWLVVVPTLSIPIQAVLGGITVLSDLNPYVVGVHFLVSVVLVMLAALLVKRAYEPGGPRALAVSAPLLQNAWIATIVGMITVVVGTLLTGSGPHAGDGGAARNGLDSAVVQTLHVAPAYATLFFTALVCFLAYQERAHSVQRFAGWALVVMALQIMVGIAQARLALPPLLVGIHMVLACLLASALFLMLVETRQRVRVTIVA is encoded by the coding sequence GTGCCTGATGCCACCGTCCGCCCCACACCCGCCACCTCGGCGCACGAACCTGCTCCCCGGCTCCCCCGCCGCATCAGGATCCTGGCGTGGTGGGTGTTCGTCACCCAGGTCCTCATTGTGGCCACCGGTGGGGCCGTGCGACTGACCGGATCGGGCCTCGGCTGCGACACCTGGCCGAAATGCACCGCGGACTCGTTCGTGCACAACCCGGCAATGGGCATTCATTCCTACATTGAGTTCGGGAACCGGACGCTCTTCTTCCTGCTCGAAATCGTGGCCATTCTCGCGCTCATCGCGCTCTGGAAGTTCCGGAAGGCACGCCCCGACCTCTTCTGGCTAGTCGTTGTCCCGACCCTCAGCATCCCGATCCAGGCAGTCCTGGGTGGGATCACGGTGCTGTCGGACCTGAACCCGTATGTCGTCGGCGTGCACTTCCTCGTGAGCGTCGTCCTCGTCATGCTCGCCGCGCTCCTCGTGAAGCGCGCGTACGAGCCGGGCGGCCCGCGCGCACTGGCGGTCTCCGCGCCCCTGTTGCAGAACGCCTGGATCGCCACCATTGTCGGCATGATTACGGTCGTGGTCGGCACGCTCCTCACCGGATCGGGCCCCCACGCCGGCGACGGCGGCGCTGCGCGCAACGGACTCGACTCTGCCGTGGTGCAGACGCTTCACGTTGCGCCCGCCTACGCGACGCTTTTCTTCACCGCGCTGGTCTGCTTCCTGGCGTACCAGGAGCGTGCGCACTCAGTGCAGCGTTTTGCGGGTTGGGCGCTCGTGGTTATGGCCCTCCAAATCATGGTCGGCATCGCGCAGGCCCGCCTGGCGCTCCCTCCGCTGCTCGTGGGCATCCATATGGTGCTCGCCTGCCTGCTCGCCTCGGCCCTGTTCCTCATGCTCGTCGAGACGCGCCAGCGGGTGCGAGTGACGATCGTCGCCTAG
- a CDS encoding heme o synthase, whose translation MSSETLSPRRPSASTSSTLVRRVKAYVALTKPRVVELLLVVTVPAMILAAHALPSLWLVLATLIGGAMSAGSAGAFNCYIDRDMDRLMKRTSKRPLVTGEISDRNALIFAWVLGIASIVWLWLTTNWLAAALSLAAILFYVVLYTLILKRHSEQNIIWGGLAGCFPVLIGWAAVTESLSWPPFILFLIIFLWTPPHYWPLSMRYRDDYAAAGVPMLGVVRGRITVGLQIILYTWATVVSSLLLIPVADMGWTYTAVALLAGGYFIVAAHRLYSSAIRGAEGKPMQLFHGSITYLSVLFLAIAIDPLLPF comes from the coding sequence ATGTCATCCGAGACCTTGTCCCCGCGTCGTCCCTCCGCTTCGACTTCCTCGACACTCGTGCGTCGCGTGAAAGCGTATGTCGCTTTAACGAAACCACGAGTGGTCGAGTTGCTGCTGGTGGTGACGGTTCCGGCCATGATTCTTGCGGCGCACGCGCTGCCAAGCCTCTGGCTCGTTTTGGCGACGCTGATTGGCGGCGCGATGAGCGCCGGCTCGGCAGGCGCGTTCAACTGCTACATCGATCGCGACATGGACCGCTTGATGAAGCGGACCAGCAAGCGTCCGCTCGTCACGGGGGAAATCTCGGACCGCAACGCGCTCATCTTCGCGTGGGTGCTCGGCATCGCCTCGATCGTGTGGCTCTGGCTCACCACGAACTGGCTCGCCGCCGCACTCTCGCTCGCCGCGATCCTGTTCTATGTCGTCTTGTACACGCTGATTCTCAAGCGCCACAGTGAGCAGAACATCATCTGGGGCGGCCTGGCCGGCTGCTTCCCCGTGCTCATCGGCTGGGCCGCCGTCACCGAGAGCCTCTCGTGGCCGCCGTTCATCCTCTTCCTCATCATCTTCCTCTGGACACCGCCGCACTACTGGCCGCTCTCCATGCGGTACCGCGACGACTACGCCGCGGCGGGTGTGCCGATGCTCGGCGTCGTCCGCGGCCGCATTACGGTCGGCCTGCAGATCATCCTCTACACCTGGGCGACGGTCGTCAGCTCGTTGCTGTTGATCCCCGTCGCGGACATGGGCTGGACGTACACGGCCGTGGCGTTGCTCGCGGGCGGCTACTTCATCGTCGCGGCGCATCGGCTCTACAGCAGCGCGATTCGCGGTGCCGAGGGCAAGCCGATGCAGCTTTTCCACGGCTCGATCACGTACCTGTCGGTGCTGTTCCTCGCGATCGCGATCGACCCGCTACTGCCCTTCTAG